AGCGAAAGTCTCCATCACAACTGATTGGAAAACTGTTCAGTCGCTACATGGTAAATCTTTTATTTGCATATTGTTGTCAAAATCCCAAATTGTTTTAAATCTACAGATGGATCACGGTATATGCTGTGCAACCTTTAATTGCAAATATTCTCATTTTTTCCATCAATTTCAGTCTACTCCTGAGAAGGATACTGATGTTTTCACTGCCAAAGCCACATTGAGAAGCTCTCAGAAGTTAATCTTACAGATGTCATGGAATCTGGATTTCCTCAATGATGCTATTGAGGGTACCAAGGAGAGGATTCCTGCTATGAACAATGCCGTACTCAAATTCATTAACAAGTATCACACTGCCCACTTTGGCTTTGACCTCAACCGAGGCAGCATGAAGCTAAAAAACACAGTTTCCAATGCCATCGAGAGAGTCTATAATGAGGTCCCTATATCTCTTAACTCACTGCAGAGTTCTGTCCAACACCTTGGGGAGTCAATAAATGTGAAGGTTGTTTTAGACACACTACCTCAGGATGCTAAACAAGTGTTAAAACGCGTTGATAGACATATAATGGCCTTGCTAATTGAAGTCAAAGAGTTGCTGAACGCCACAAAGTTTACAGTGCCTGGATCTGAAGAGACGCTCTCAACATTACATGACATGTTTGTTCATGCTCATAGGTCTGTATCAATAGCCACTGACAGGGCAATCCAAAGGTTTGCCCGCCTCATGGAGAAGGTTTCTAGATTCATCAGGGGGATTGAGTTCACCATACCTGGGACCGAGGTTATTGTCAATGGAAAGGAGATCATAGAAAAACTGGAGTTTACTACCAGATCTGCATATGATCAGCTAAGAGAATCACTGCGTAGGGGGCACAGTTTGATTCATGTCACAGTTAATAGCCTCTTTCAAGTGATTGTTGAAAAAACTACGAATATTATTACCTACCTGAAAGAAGAAAAGGTAGAAATTGCTTCTCAAGTTGATGCTGTCTATGGAGAGGTTCTGAAATCTTCAAAACACCACATTGAGAAGGCAAAGAGACAGATGGGTGACTACAAAGACCTTACCAAACTAAAGATTCAAGAGGCTTATAATGCTTTAAATATGGAAAGTGCAAATAACAATACCAAggagtttatttctattttgcaGTCACACCTCTTGGGAGGACTTACCGAGGGTGTAGACTTAATGAGAAGGGCATCACAGAGCACAGCGCCATACATTAGAGTGACCAATAAAAAGGCTGAAATGGAAATTCCCTTACCCTTCCGTTGGAAGTCTTTCAGCAACTGGCCAATGTGATCCAGTCAGTGAATCAAGGATTTCTTCAACAAGGCTAACCACATTTATGTCCGGGTAAAAAAAATTGACTTTTTGTACATTGCCAATAAATATTAGTTTAAAGGAATTTTAGTTCCTATGAAATATACACAAGTTATTCTCTAGTGATATTGCTTTCAACTTGACAATTTATACAGTTATGCCCAATTAATGTTTAGCATGTATTGAAAGATATTGTTTGATGATGGTGGTcaattaaacaataataaaaacaaatctttgaATTTCTCACAGTGACTCCACATTTCTGTAAGTAGCAAAGTTATCTGTCTTAAAGACAGTAGTATAACATTTAACCAACTATATGAAATTTCTACATCACTCATTCGAGGAAAAGGTTCAAGTCaagcaatcaatcaattaatcaaactttatttatatagcacatttcatacaaacTGTAACACAAAATGCTTCAGATTAAAAACACCAccccagtacacacacacacacacacacaaactcacgcacacacacacaaaaaaagtggCTCAATAAATCACTAAGAGAATCAAACAGGAACTGAGCAAAGCTGTCCCACTTCCCATCCACACGGACCATTTAACCTCCCTTGGTCTGTATATGTATAATACCCACCAGTCAGCTAGAACCAAAGCAAAATACACAGAACacaatagtttttttgttttacttcaatAGCCATGACATACAAGGTTGGATAACTCAGCAAGGGGCAATGGTTAATTGTCCCAGTCCTACAATTGATCCCAAAAGCTCCATGTCCACTCCATTTATCTGAGAGCAACATTTACTGATGACTATTCAGATTAAGATATATTTGCTAACAAATAgttaaaaatgtgatttgtaaACCTTTACATAAGGTTAAGTTCATTTTTTAAGGGTAagttcattttttaattaaccgttatgtaactgttttttaaaagaaaaacatgatggGGGAAAAGCCTTTGATAAACCTGAGCTCTATCTGAACTCCTGTGATGATATTGTGATATTGTACAAAGTTGTGAATAAACAAAAGAGAGACAAGTGTATGGGTTTATGTTTGCTCCTCCCAGGACATGTAGGAGTGGTCATCCACTCtatctgtttttaatcaaaaaaGATCAGATCTATATCAGATCATATAGCTCAACAAGGTTGATTGCAAGACTTAATGCTTGTTTTATgagtaaaaagggaaattacAGTTAGTTTGAAAAAGGTATTATTACATTCTCTGTATTCTACTTGTTTTACCACCCAACATCATCATGAGCCACTGTGAATTTAAACAATGCAGTTGTATGAACTGAAGTATATAACTCTTTAGAGTATAGAGTTATTTGTCCTTGTCAGGTGTGGACAGTCATCACTGGGATGGGACCACGACTAAGCCCAGATGAAACAATAGATTTACTGTACATTATGTCTACACCTCACATTCAAAACAATGGGCCTCGTCCCACATCCAGTGACACAAAGAGATTTGAGAGAAGACCAAAGAGCTCATTGTGGACTTCAGGAAGAaaggttgcacacacacacccatccatATCACCGGGGCGGAGGTTTAGCGTGTCGCCAGCTTCAAGTTCCTTGGTGTtcacccatatatatatatctatgtgtcCACCTCTCTGAGGACCTCTTTTGGACACTCAACACCTCAACCCTGGTCAAGAAGGCACACCAGCGTCTCTTCTTCCTAAGGAGACTGAAGACGGCCAATTTGTCTCCTCAGATTCTGGTTAATTTCTACCACTGCACCATCCAGAGCATCCTCACCAACTGCAGTGTGGTATGGAAGCTGCTCTGTTGCGGACCGGAAAACACTGCAGAGGGTGGTGAAAACTGCCCAACTCATCACCGGTTCCACACTCCCAACCATTGAAGCTGTCCAGAGGAAGAGCTGTCTGCGGAGGGCGCGCAGCATCGTCAAGGACAGGTCTCACCCCAGCTACAGACTGTTTGCCCTCCTCCCCTCTAGGAGGCGCTACAGGGTCCTCCGTTCCCGGACCAGCAGGTTCAGGAACAGCTTCTTCGCTATACTTGTCACCGTGCTGAACTCTGCACCACGGTGACaggcccccccgcccccacacacacacctcctccagtGACTGTActtccccccctccaccctggcttggactgccacacaccctcctccagccactgaacatttgcactggactgttattttgtgttactgtattatcccacctatagtgtattcatatttatatctattcatctatttatCTTGCTCACTTCCACTTTACATATGcacatactctgcacttttaatgctttttctgcacttctggttagatgctaaactgcatttcattgTCTAAGTACGTGTactctgtgcaatgacaataaagttgaatttatctatctatcgatctatctatctatctatctatctgtctatctgtctgtctgtctgtctgtctgtctgtctgtctgtctgtctgtctgtctgtctgtctgtctgtctgtctgtctgtctgtctgtctgtctgtctgtctgtctgtctgtctgtctgtctgtctgtctgtctgtctgtctgtctgtctgtctgtctgtctgtctgtctgtctttcttacTGCCCGTCTGTAACCTTGCCAGTTATGTGGCTGAATGTAAATTGGAAACTACCCctttaagaaaaaaatagaaagagCTTGTCAGAGTGGGAGGACCACTAGCTCACCAATCAGAATCCAGCACTTTCAGAGACAGGAAGTACTCATACACGGATCCAACCGGAGACAATCATTGAGGAATTCTCCGCAATATTTAGAGGTAAACAATTTGTTATTAAATATCACACACGGCAGACAGTGACAGAAAAACAGCTACTGGGATTCGCCCTAGCGTCGCTCAGTATATTGTCATTAtctcatttaaaataatgtcaGTGTTACTCTAAGACcaaactgtatttaaaatatcaTTCATTTAACACAGTAACAAACTGGTAGAAGGAAATAGTGGAAGTACACCTCAGACACCTCAGTATATTTTACTGAACAACCGTTTTGTAATTCGGTGCCAATGAATTAGCATAAATTATATCCGTTATCTTGAAATGCCAACTTTATTTTAGGTCATGTGTTAGCCTTCTGGCGTGGTTCTAGAATTACTTGAATACATTGCCGAGAGGAGCCCGTAAACGCACCCCTTcctttttctgttatttatcatttaatcgGCTTtcacaatcacacagacacacgaacgcccgcacacacacacacacacacacacacacacacacacgtacacacgcacTAAAAGAGTCACACACTGAAGAACAATCATTACAATGATAAattcataaatgaaaaagattgtgagaaaaaaaaaacacatcaaccaTACCAGGCATCAGTTTAACAagaatatatgtgtatgtgtgtatgccattatttacagtttttctccattgctttggctcatttcacgaaacagaaatgacattctcagagCTCTAAGTGCAATTGACAAAATAGCCTATATGGTTGAGCACAACTACATAgatcaccttcaaaaggtcatatctcacccaaaacagttaactcaagcttcaaaaccaaatcattttttcatataaatagtcagtgcccccaaaatgaaaagttccttctcgattgctgtggctcatctctcGGAAAAAAAGGACATTCTCAGAGCTTTAAATAAATTTGCCAAAACAACGTAGATGGTTCAGCAAAACTGCATGGCACACCTGCTAAAGGTCATATCTCTTccaaaacagacaactcatcAGTCAAAACTAAGTTCTTTTGTCatacaaatagtcagtgcccccaaaatgaaaagtctatttggcattgtttaaacactacaggtcaaaatgtttagatgttttgtcagtatggcagtggaccataaaaatatccctcatgtgcacatttcaatcttggctcaatcctttgacactgaatggttacagtagatgttttctttccagaatactatgtgtatcaaacagaaaaaagattaattcaaggtttcacataaaatactttattgcacTCATACTGCCAtggaaattgttacagtaattgccttacatcgtggttacagtaacagaaaatgtgtacagcacaatatactgtcaaacaataagcacatcaaaactagaattaggtatagcctacactaacaacacatacagtaagaaagtaaagcaaagctggagtttcactagttttcatcctcactctcctgctcatcctcgagctcatgtctgtctggccacagattttcatcaacatcacatctgatgttctcccttgctATGCAACGGGGGAAGAATCGGCGTGCATGCTGCAATcatccctgacactgctctgctgtgacatcaccacaagcagcatccattgcctggagaagggacctcttgttttgagcccgatgctcatagaccctccacctccatgcaGAAAAAAACTCCTCAATAGGATTGAGGAATGGAGAGTAAAGTGATAAGAGCACCATCAGCATTCTTGGATGGCAGTGAACCACGCCCTGATGAGCGGGCCACGGTGGAAGCCACAGCTTgttgtcttcgtcctcctcggcctcttcccccttctccattaccacgcacccttgctcctcttcttcttcttctacttcctcTTACTCGAGCAGGCAGTTGCCCTTAGTCGTTTCCCTGGCCAGGTGCTTCCATGTTCATAAATTGTACTGAACTTGGTCAAActagatatttgatggaagcatttttactcctggatagcacctgtcagctaactaaactAACTGTCTAATTGGTGATCGGATGTTTGAAACTCGGATTTTGtagttgcacctgaaaattaagcTGATgatccatattacagtatataccatgatgtttttcatggtattatgtgcctgaaagattttgacagtggagtgaactaTTTTGCAGGTGATGATGTACACAAGGAaattatgccaacatgttctggagagaacaaccacttgactgagaagcaacagTCAGTTAAGACCAGCAAGATATATTCAATTGATAATTGGGCTAACTGAAGGCAATTGTACCTAACCGTTTGAAGAGGTGTCCTAATTCATTTGAAATTTGTGCAAGCTGTAGGCAATTGTACTTGTCATGTGCAAGGATGTGCAAATACAATTGCAATTTCATTAAAGGAATGAGATCTTTCAAcctgttgtgaacaagtgcccagtggtttggaggtttgcacgtgttgttttgagaatgtcattcctgtttcgtgaaatgagccaaagcaattgagaaaaactgtaaatgggAAATAATTATATTTCTTGCTGTAGCCACACAACACAAAGTAGTTTTGTTTTGGATGTCCTGGTTGAGAGGATATTTTTTTGTAAAGTGAGTGAGTACTGTATAAATACCATTTCCTTTCCTGAGATACTTTCAATATCAAAGTGTTTTCTGCAAAAGGCAATGTTCCACTCAAAGTCACTGCAAAACATCGCTTAAATTTTCCTATGAATCTTTTTCGTTAGCTGTACAATTCTAAAACGTATGAAGaaaatgttgcttttctctctgagaggAGAATTATTTAACTGATAAAGTGAAGTAAGTACAATGTGTAATTATTTCCTTTTAAATGCCATATTAGCTGCCGTAGAGGAGTTAACTTCGTTGTACAGGTGTACCCACTCTTCATTACTAAAAACACTATAGGCCCCTTCCCTGTCGCCTTATTTTCAAGGGGAAAAAGCATAACTGGGATTGTTAGACAGAAACACTTGATAATGACAGGTTCCTATTATAACAATGgacaaagaataaaagtaatttcacTCTACGGTCTTATAGTTAAACTATATCAGCATCAAACTGAGTATATTGAATAAGAAGGAAGaattgagaaaaacaaagaatggAGAGACAAATCAACATTCAGGCCTATTATTCATACACATGGCAGGCAGTCAGTTATCAGTGTATAGAGTCCACAGAGGTCAAGTCTTGTCAGTTGCACCTCAGTCCAAAGTCCGTTTTTAAACCCTGACAAATGCATCACCTTTGAAACTGCTGGCAATTATTACACAATTACACGGTAACAACAGGACCTCTTTATTAGATCTGATGACATGTATATTTACCATGTAAGTGATGATTGAAGCTCTTGAAAAGTGCATTAACATGTGACTTTTAAAGTTAACTGATCAGATGTCCATTGGCTTTCAGATTTTCCCTTCTTTGTATTCCAAGCTGATGAGATGGAAAACATGGTGACAGACAGCAGGGATCAACCACAGACAGACTTCATCTACTGCTGTGGAGCTAACACGGAGGTCCTTAAATTTGGCTCCTGTCAGTTACATTCAGGTCACAAAATCCTATTTCTTGTCATTCCAGGTGAGTAAGACCAACATTTTATGTTAATGATCATATAATTTGCCTCATTCTGACCAGTTGTTTGCTAACAGTTAAAACAACGGGTCATTCATCCATTATGCGATAACACTATGTTTGTATCAATCActcaataaaaaatgtaagtgTATAGCACCTAACATACAGGTTAGTACAGTTAAAAGTTCCTTGTAATTGAGTGATGTACATACAATtggtaaaacaaatacaaatactgaCAAAGAAATcattaaagattttaaaaaacagattagattagattagaaaGAGTAGATCACGTGTATGATATAGCTTTGAAAATGTGGCTGATAGAGTTACTGCCATTGATAGATTTGAACTATCGGTACTGAAGGtgcatttttctgttttcattttaaaaaccagATAATCATAACTCTCAGAATGAAAGTATTAGAATTACATGAATGTGTCcactctgttgtgtgtttgtgtaatacTGCATCACTGAGCACCTGCAGCTTCATAACAGAGATCCAGAGGTGTGTGTTGGTAAGGATGTGTAGTTGTTATCAGTTTACATTGAGAATGAAATTTCACATTTCAATACACTTAAGTTGAATAGGATTAAATAAGCCACATGTTTTTGTGGTCATTTGTTTATCTGTTAAGATCAGCAACTTTTAAATTGACCATTGCATAGAAATATTATTTGTAAGATGCATTTTGGAGGTTTTTGAAAATATAGGTGAGAGTGAGAGTCGATGGGAGAATTTGAACGAAATGTAACAACATGACGCTAACAACCAATAACATTTATACTTGGAAATAGGCAAAAGTTAGCCTGACTGCAAAATCACCTTCAACTCCCACTCTGCTGCAGACAGGTGACTAACTCGTGCTGCACAGTAAACTATGCCAGCAACAAGGTCTTGtcttaaggtcttgaccttctatgtaaagtgccttgagacaatgtatgttatgatttggccaTATTGTATTGTGCCATATAGTACAACACTGGTTGTTTAGaaattagtgtgtgtttgttatttctgaTTTACATTATTAGCACCTTTTGTGATCCCATCAAGGACAGATATGAATACAGGGTCTGAATGAAGTCATATTGACAGTTTTAGCAAATatgatatattaaataaatattttttctgtaaATGTTTCCCACTGCTTTTAACTGAACATATCTTTGAATGGAGTATCTCAAGGAATTAATCACATCTTTCACAGTAAAATGTACAGTTATGTTTTCCTCTTCCATACAGGAAATCCTGGCATTGTGGGCTACTACAGAACCTTCATGCTAACACTTCATAGCATGTTTGGGTACCACCACCCAGTGTGGGCTGTAAGTCATGCAGGTCACTGTGTAACTCCAGACTCCATGGACATGGTTGAAGGTAGTTATTCCTTTCAAGTTTACACACTGATTTAAACAATTATATTTgatgaagagaggaaaagagagggcGGGGGAGGTATTAAGTAGTAATTTGTGGGCAGAGTATACTGTTTTTTCCCGTAATTGTATGCCAACTAGACTCCAAACAATACGTATAAACTGCTTTAAAACATGCAccgaactctggataatctcttGACATTTACCAGAtgagctgtatgtgagaacgcaaatgtctgagtgagagatCCCAGACTTTCTTTGGAGTTTTTTCTGCCAGTGCCCTAGTAAAAACGTTgataatgtctgaatgagcccatgttagaaaacagcaggagataatCCAGAGGATTGACTTCAAGCGAGAGGGCACAAGGGGGATGTTTCTAAAACGCAATAGATACAATactgaaaaacacaataataatactaaCATCTCAGGTTGAAAAAGAGCAAAGATACATGTAGCAGACACCAACAAAGATATCAACTTGGAATAAATAacgagattccagagcttttggtggtaaaagaacacaaacatgcGATCTCTATAGCAGAGTTGATATGTTACGTCCTGTCTCCCTTATGCTGGGCCACTCTTTACCTTAATGCTCCAGAGACTTCTAAGTCGTAGTAAAATCATCTGAgcagataatctcctgctgcgtttaTCATGTGTCAAaggcaaactccggagaaagtctggaccccaTTGAGCAGACATTccccagagttcatgtctgaaaacagttaTAGAGAGAAATGTATCACTCTGAATTACTCTTTTACAGCTGAATCTCTGGACTCTTAAAAAATAACTAATGATTCTCTAAACATAAATGTACTTCAACCCTTATATGCACCTATTGAACTAGAAGTGCATGATAAGTCCAGGCATATATACACCACATGCCCATATTTTGTCTTTGAACAGATGCTTCCTTGGCAGCAGAGCAGGATGTGTTTGGTCTGAATGGACAGATTGAACACAAGCTGGCCTTCCTCAGGAAACATGTTCCTAGAGAGACCAGCCTGGTCCTAGTTGGGCACTCCATCGGCTGCTACATTATTCTAGAAATGATGAAGAGAGACCCTGAACTCAAGGTTAATAACTGTTCATCACCAAGTCAGTCAGATTATGCTGCTGAAACACCAATCTTTCCtaaagggaagaagaaaaatgacatgaaaaacTCCCTCTCTATTCAGGGAGTTTCAATCATATCGTCTCTTTCACCATCTACGATTTTCCTTCTTTTATTTGATACAGATTCTGAAGGCTGTCATGCTGTTTCCAACCATTGAGCGGATGGTTCAGACCCCTCAGGGGAAGGTCATGACCCCTGTACTGTGTCATATGCGTTATGTGGCCTACCTCTCAGTCttcctgctctctctgctgcctGACAGCCTGAAAGGCAGCCTGATCAAACTGGTGTTTGGTGGCATTCGCTCTCTGGACCTCAGTGTAGTCCAACCGACTGTAGGTCTGCTCAGTGGTGACTGTACAGGTTGGTTAAGCTTTGATGTTgcccttttatttgtttgatcCTAATGTTtttgtcaaagtgtgtgtgtgtgggtgtgtgtgattgtgtgtgtgtgtgaataagtcAAAAGTCAAGGTAAAGAAAAATAAGGTTGGAATGACCCATTTCCCAGGATACCTATGCAAATAACGGAGAAACAATCTGCAGCTTATATTTATCAGAAATATATTACCCATCATATTATGTCACATAATAAGTGACATCATAAAGAAAGACATCAAGCCTTGTTAAaaaaattcatttatttaggGACCTTTGCATCTTGTAGGACTATAGACACAATCTGAATCTTATATAGACGGAAGAATCATTCATGGTCATATGGTTGGAATGATGTCATCGTCACATCACTATCAAGTCACAAAGTGACATAATGTGGTATTATAATGCATTCACTTTGTTTACTTCAATGCTTTTCATTGTCGTacacttttccttttcttctgcaATCAATTTATTATTCCTCCAGGAGCAAAACACCAAAGACTAACAATACTGTGGTTTTACAGTGACAGTTGTAAGTTATGGTGTCAATATTTTAGGTGTAACATTATTGTAGATTATGAACAGATGGAAATTCAACATGTACGAAAGCAatgacacacaaaaatatatacatacctACCTTTTTGGGGCAAACCGTTTTTGTTGCTCTTAATGGGACCTTGGTTTCCAAAATACATACTTGCAGAAGAACAGTGGCTTGAAAACAGGGATAAACTAACTCTAAACAGGCTTTTTTTTTACGTTACTCTTTCAAATGTGGGGTCTTCCTAGGTCTTTCTCCATGGAGCCCACTTTAAGTCAGAAAGTGATATCGAAAGTGGTTGTATCTGATCAGAAGTTGTCCTTCCTTTCACTTAATAATTTAAGCCAATGTGGCCACAGGAGCATGCTTGCAACTGCCAATTGAAAGCCCAAAAATTCCATATTCTGAATTTCGGGCCTTAAAATATTATCTACGaggtcttaaagggatagtttaccCAAAAATTCAAATTACCTCATAATCTtatcaccactatgccgatggagggctGGGTTAattgtttgagtccacaaaacacttcagtagtctcaggggtaaacagtgtttcagccaaCGTGACcccttcttcagatgtaataaatcaacaacaaaaatatataacatgcctccatactgcttttgtggtttcatcca
This Limanda limanda chromosome 12, fLimLim1.1, whole genome shotgun sequence DNA region includes the following protein-coding sequences:
- the ldah gene encoding lipid droplet-associated hydrolase — its product is MENMVTDSRDQPQTDFIYCCGANTEVLKFGSCQLHSGHKILFLVIPGNPGIVGYYRTFMLTLHSMFGYHHPVWAVSHAGHCVTPDSMDMVEDASLAAEQDVFGLNGQIEHKLAFLRKHVPRETSLVLVGHSIGCYIILEMMKRDPELKILKAVMLFPTIERMVQTPQGKVMTPVLCHMRYVAYLSVFLLSLLPDSLKGSLIKLVFGGIRSLDLSVVQPTVGLLSGDCTANAMYMGGQEMKKVLERDNITIKKNLEKLIFYYGTTDHWCPVQYYLDIKQDFPHGDIRLCEKGFRHAFVLDAGRDVAKMVAEWIRGDLRT